One segment of Tenrec ecaudatus isolate mTenEca1 chromosome 1, mTenEca1.hap1, whole genome shotgun sequence DNA contains the following:
- the LOC142431677 gene encoding mitochondrial carrier protein SCaMC-3L-like, whose amino-acid sequence MVPMGDARMDKEGAWWKILLSGAVAGTVSRTSTAPLDRTRVHMQVYSSKKHLMNLLGGLRSLIQEGGFRSLWRGNGINVLKIAPEYGIKFLVFEECKAHFGESSNPIFQEDVLAGSLAVAVSQTLINPLEVLKTHLTLGRTGQYDGLGDCVGQILRREDPAAFYRGYAPNMLGIIPYACTDLAVNKMMKNILVKSRGDNEEHSQAYNIYTQTVSTVCGQMASYPLTLLRTKLQAKDTVEGSKPTMRAIFRDIVAEQGWPGLFRGLTPTLLKVIPAVGISCTVYTTMKSTLGV is encoded by the exons ATGGTCCCCATGGGGGACGCAAGGATGGACAAGGAGGGGGCCTGGTGGAAGATTCTGCTCTCTGGAGCCGTCGCGGGAACCGTGTCCCGCACCAGCACCGCCCCTCTGGACCGGACCCGAGTGCACATGCAG GTTTACTCTTCCAAAAAACACCTTATGAACCTGCTGGGGGGGTTACGGAGCCTGATCCAGGAGGGAGGCTTCCGCTCGCTGTGGCGCGGCAATGGTATAAACGTGCTCAAGATCGCCCCTGAGTATGGGATCAAGTTTCTCGTCTTCGAAGAG TGTAAAGCTCACTTCGGGGAGTCCTCAAACCCCATCTTCCAGGAGGATGTCTTGGCGGGGTCTCTGGCGGTGGCCGTTTCCCAGACGCTCATCAACCCCTTGGAG GTGCTGAAGACCCACCTCACGCTGGGACGCACAGGCCAGTACGATGGCCTAGGTGACTGCGTCGGCCAGATTCTTCGCCGCGAAGACCCGGCCGCGTTCTATAGGGGTTATGCGCCCAACATGCTTGGCATCATCCCGTATGCCTGCACTGACCTGGCTGTCAATAAg ATGATGAAAAACATACTGGTAAAGAGCAGAGGGGATAACGAAGAACACAGCCAGGCTTACAACATCTACACACAGACGGTGTCCACAGTGTGTGGCCAGATGGCTAGCTATCCCCTGACGCTATTAAGGACCAAGCTCCAAGCAAAAG ATACTGTGGAGGGCTCAAAGCCCACCATGCGGGCCATTTTCAGAGACATCGTGGCTGAGCAGGGCTGGCCGGGGCTCTTCCGAGGCCTAACACCCACTCTATTAAAAGTTATCCCGGCTGTGGGCATCAGCTGCACGGTCTATACAACAATGAAAAGCACCCTGGGAGTTTAG